A stretch of the Borreliella spielmanii genome encodes the following:
- the rplC gene encoding 50S ribosomal protein L3 produces the protein MLGLIGKKVGMTQIFQKNGIVVPVTIIEFQPNYIIGKKTVDRDGYSALIAGSVDLKGSKVSKPIKGQYKSLKDIEPKKYVIELKGLDGYDAGDEIKVDVFKSVRYVDVTGTTKGKGFQGAMKRHNFSGGPASHGSKFHRHLGGTGQATTPARTFKGTKMAGRMGGNQQTIQNLEVVLIDEEKRAILVKGAVPGAKGSFVVVKKSKK, from the coding sequence ATGTTGGGATTGATTGGAAAAAAAGTTGGCATGACTCAGATATTTCAGAAAAATGGCATTGTGGTTCCTGTTACTATTATAGAGTTTCAGCCCAATTATATTATAGGGAAGAAAACAGTTGATAGAGATGGTTATAGCGCTCTTATAGCAGGTTCTGTGGATCTTAAGGGTTCTAAAGTTTCAAAGCCTATAAAAGGTCAATATAAAAGTTTAAAAGATATTGAGCCTAAAAAATATGTGATAGAGCTTAAGGGGCTTGATGGATATGATGCTGGGGATGAGATTAAAGTTGATGTTTTTAAATCAGTTAGGTATGTAGATGTTACAGGCACTACTAAAGGCAAGGGTTTTCAAGGGGCTATGAAAAGGCATAATTTTAGTGGTGGACCAGCGTCTCATGGATCAAAATTTCATAGGCATCTTGGTGGCACAGGACAAGCTACCACTCCCGCAAGAACATTTAAAGGGACCAAAATGGCTGGTAGAATGGGTGGAAATCAACAAACTATTCAAAATCTTGAAGTTGTTTTAATTGATGAAGAAAAGAGAGCTATTCTAGTAAAAGGGGCTGTGCCTGGTGCTAAGGGTTCTTTTGTTGTTGTTAAGAAATCTAAAAAGTAG
- the rpsJ gene encoding 30S ribosomal protein S10 produces the protein MIAKDKIRVRLFSFDVKILDQSAESIVKAVQKAKAQIKGPIPLPTKIKKYTVLRSPHVNKKSREQFEMRTHKRLIDILEPTSALMDSLMKLELPAGVEVDIKQ, from the coding sequence TTGATTGCTAAAGATAAGATACGCGTAAGATTATTTAGTTTTGATGTTAAAATATTAGATCAGAGTGCCGAATCTATTGTTAAAGCTGTTCAGAAGGCTAAAGCTCAAATTAAGGGCCCAATTCCTTTGCCTACAAAAATAAAAAAATATACTGTTTTGCGTTCTCCTCATGTCAATAAAAAGTCAAGAGAGCAATTTGAAATGAGAACTCATAAAAGGCTTATTGATATTTTAGAACCCACTTCTGCTTTAATGGACTCTTTAATGAAGTTAGAGCTTCCAGCAGGTGTTGAGGTAGATATTAAACAGTAA
- the tuf gene encoding elongation factor Tu: protein MAKEVFQRTKPHMNVGTIGHVDHGKTTLTAAISIYCSKLNKDAKALKYEDIDNAPEEKARGITINARHIEYETANRHYAHVDCPGHADYIKNMITGAAQMDAAILLVAADSGAEPQTKEHLLLAQRMGIKKIIVFLNKLDLADPELVELVEVEVLELVEKYGFSANTPIIKGSAFGAMSNPEDPESAKCVKELLESMDNYFDLPERDIDKPFLLAVEDVFSISGRGTVATGRIERGVIKVGQEVEIVGIKETRKTTVTGVEMFQKILEQGQAGDNVGLLLRGVDKKDIERGQVLSAPGTITPHKKFKASIYCLTKEEGGRHKPFFPGYRPQFFFRTTDVTGVVALEGKEMVMPGDNVDIVVELISSIAMDKNVEFAVREGGRTVASGRILEILE from the coding sequence ATGGCAAAAGAAGTTTTTCAAAGAACAAAGCCGCATATGAATGTTGGAACAATAGGTCATGTTGATCATGGCAAAACAACATTAACAGCGGCTATTAGTATTTATTGTTCAAAATTAAATAAAGATGCAAAAGCATTAAAGTATGAAGATATTGATAATGCGCCTGAAGAGAAAGCAAGGGGAATAACAATTAATGCTAGGCATATTGAGTACGAAACAGCTAATAGACATTATGCTCATGTTGATTGTCCAGGTCATGCTGATTATATAAAAAATATGATTACAGGAGCGGCTCAAATGGATGCAGCGATACTTTTAGTTGCTGCTGATAGTGGTGCTGAGCCCCAAACAAAAGAGCATTTGCTTCTTGCTCAAAGAATGGGAATAAAGAAAATAATAGTTTTTTTAAATAAATTAGACTTGGCAGATCCTGAGCTTGTTGAGCTTGTTGAGGTTGAAGTTTTAGAACTTGTTGAAAAATATGGTTTTTCAGCTAATACCCCAATAATCAAGGGCTCGGCTTTTGGGGCTATGTCAAATCCAGAAGATCCTGAATCTGCAAAATGTGTTAAAGAGCTTCTCGAATCCATGGATAATTATTTTGATCTTCCAGAAAGAGATATTGACAAACCATTTTTGCTTGCTGTTGAAGATGTATTTTCTATTTCAGGAAGAGGTACTGTTGCTACTGGACGTATTGAAAGAGGCGTTATTAAGGTTGGCCAAGAAGTTGAAATAGTTGGCATTAAAGAAACCAGAAAAACCACTGTTACTGGTGTTGAAATGTTCCAGAAAATTCTTGAGCAAGGCCAAGCAGGGGATAATGTTGGTCTTCTTCTAAGAGGTGTTGATAAGAAAGATATTGAAAGAGGACAAGTTTTGTCAGCGCCAGGTACAATTACTCCGCACAAGAAGTTTAAAGCTTCAATTTATTGTTTGACTAAAGAAGAAGGTGGTAGGCATAAGCCATTTTTCCCAGGGTATAGACCACAATTCTTTTTTAGAACAACCGATGTTACTGGTGTTGTTGCTTTAGAAGGCAAAGAAATGGTTATGCCTGGTGACAATGTTGATATTGTTGTTGAGCTGATCTCTTCGATAGCTATGGATAAAAATGTGGAATTTGCTGTTCGAGAAGGTGGGAGAACTGTTGCTTCAGGAAGAATTCTTGAGATATTGGAATAG